Part of the Shewanella eurypsychrophilus genome is shown below.
GTCTACACCTTGCAACTAAACGCGCAGTTAACACTCGGTTTCCCTACGGCTCCGCTATTCGCTTAACCTTGCTACAAAATGTAAGTCGCTGACCCATTATACAAAAGGTACGCAGTCACGGTCTCAAGGACCGCTCCCACTGCTTGTACGTATACGGTTTCAGGTTCTATTTCACTCCCCTCACAGGGGTTCTTTTCGCCTTTCCCTCACGGTACTGGTTCACTATCGGTCAGTCAGGAGTATTTAGCCTTGGAGGATGGTCCCCCCATGTTCAGACAAGATGTCACGTGTCCCGTCCTACTCGTTTTCATCTATAGTTAGTTTTCATGTACGGGGCTATCACCCTGTGCCGCTGAGCTTTCCAACTCATTCCACTAACACCCTATAGACTTAAGGGCTAATCCCCGTTCGCTCGCCGCTACTAGGGGAATCTCGGTTGATTTCTTTTCCTCCGGGTACTTAGATGTTTCAGTTCCCCGGGTTTGCCTCACATACCTATGTATTCAGTATGTGATACTCACTTATGTGAGTGGGTTTCCCCATTCGGATATCGTTAGCTCAAATGCTTGTTACTAGCTCGCCAACGCTTTTCGCAAGTTACTACGTCCTTCATCGCCTCTGACTGCCAAGGCATCCACCGTATACGCTTAGTCACTTAACCATACAACCCACATAGGACTGTATCGCAACTAATGGTGTTTACTTTCGCCAAAAGAATACTCTTGAAGTGCATTGCTGCACTTCGGCACTTGATTTAAGTGTTTGAGAACTCAATTATTTTATATTTCGCGCTAATGCTATAAACCACTGCAATTACCGAATCTTACGAATCAGCTTTCACAATAGTCCCTTTCACATTAACACTATCAGCTTTCCAAATTTTTAAAGAACGGGCTTAAAAAAGCCAAAGATAAAGTCTTAGTTTATCTTTGGCATCTCTATCCAATGCATGCCTTACTTTCTGCTGGAAAAGTAAGTTTACTTAGTCAATCAGAGTAACCTCTGAAAACTAGCAAAGTAAATGGTCTATCTACAAGAGAGTCATCGAACCTAGGTTCTTAACAATCAAGTAAATGGTGGAGCTATGCGGGATCGAACCGCAGACCTCCTGCGTGCAAGGCAGGCGCTCTCCCAGCTGAGCTATAGCCCCATTTACATGCAGTCAAACAAATATACGTATAACCAAATCTTTTCTTACCAAGGCGGAATGTGGCGACGTTTAACTCTCTAATAAAGAAGTCTAAACGAGTCACTTTCCAACGCAGGAAAGGAGAGATTTTGGTGGGTCAGAGTGGACTTGAACCACCGACCTCACCCTTATCAGGGGTGCGCTCTAACCAGCTGAGCTACAGACCCAACGTATTTTTGCTCTTTCTTTCTATCAAGTAATCTGTGTGAACACTCAGCAAGCATTGAGTTAGTCGTATAGGTAAGGAGGTGATCCAGCCCCAGGTTCCCCTAGGGCTACCTTGTTACGACTTCACCCCAGTCATGAACCACACCGTGGTAAACGCCCTCCCCGAAAGGTTAAGCTATCTACTTCTGGTGCAGCCCACTCCCATGGTGTGACGGGCGGTGTGTACAAGGCCCGGGAACGTATTCACCGTAGCATTCTGATCTACGATTACTAGCGATTCCGACTTCACGGAGTCGAGTTGCAGACTCCGATCCGGACTACGACCGGCTTTGTGGGATTAGCTTGACCTCGCGGCTTTGCGACCCTCTGTACCGACCATTGTAGCACGTGTGTAGCCCTACTCGTAAGGGCCATGATGACTTGACGTCGTCCCCACCTTCCTCCGGTTTATCACCGGCAGTCTCCCTAAAGTTCCCACCATTACGTGCTGGCAAATAAGGATAAGGGTTGCGCTCGTTGCGGGACTTAACCCAACATTTCACAACACGAGCTGACGACAGCCATGCAGCACCTGTCTCACAGTTCCCGAAGGCACCAAGCTATCTCTAGCGAGTTCTGTGGATGTCAAGAGTAGGTAAGGTTCTTCGCGTTGCATCGAATTAAACCACATGCTCCACCGCTTGTGCGGGCCCCCGTCAATTCATTTGAGTTTTAACCTTGCGGCCGTACTCCCCAGGCGGTCTACTTAATGCGTTAGCTTGGGAGCCCAGTAACTAAGTTACCAAACTCCGAGTAGACATCGTTTACGGCGTGGACTACCAGGGTATCTAATCCTGTTTGCTCCCCACGCTTTCGTACCTGAGCGTCAGTCTTTGTCCAGGGGGCCGCCTTCGCCACCGGTATTCCTTCAGATCTCTACGCATTTCACCGCTACACCTGAAATTCTACCCCCCTCTACAAGACTCTAGTTTGCCAGTTCAAAATGCAATTCCCAGGTTGAGCCCGGGGCTTTCACATCTTGCTTAACAAACCGCCTGCGTACGCTTTACGCCCAGTAATTCCGATTAACGCTTGCACCCCTCGTATTACCGCGGCTGCTGGCACGAAGTTAGCCGGTGCTTCTTCTGCGAGTAACGTCACAGCTATAGTTTATTAAACTACAACCTTTCCTCCTCGCTGAAAGTGCTTTACAACCCGAAGGCCTTCTTCACACACGCGGCATGGCTGCATCAGGCTTTCGCCCATTGTGCAATATTCCCCACTGCTGCCTCCCGTAGGAGTCTGGGCCGTGTCTCAGTCCCAGTGTGGCTGATCATCCTCTCAGAACAGCTAGGGATCGTCGCCTAGGTGAGCTATTACCTCACCTACTAGCTAATCCCACCTAGACTCATCTAATCGCGAAAGGCCCGAAGGTCCCCTCCTTTCCCCCGTAGGGCGTATGCGGTATTAGCAGTCGTTTCCAACTGTTATCCCCCACGACTAGGCAGATATCTAGGCATTACTCACCCGTCCGCCGCTCGACAGCAAAGGTAGCAAGCTACCTTCCTGTTTCCGCTCGACTTGCATGTGTTAGGCCTGCCGCCAGCGTTCAATCTGAGCCATGATCAAACTCTTCAATTAAAGTTTTTTGATGCATCACCTTTCGGCAATGACATCGGCTCAACGAATCTTTTGCCTCCACTTTAAAAAGTGAAAACAAATTACTGTTTTCACAAACCCGAAGATTTATGAAGCTTACATATTTTGCTTCTTAATCATTACTCTCTCGAAAGAAAACAAATCATAAGTTGCTATGGTCACTCAGTAGTTCATTGAGTAAATTTTTGATTGCCTACATTCCGAAGAACAGAAGGCAATTTCGAATAACTCAACACCTGTGAGTGCCCACACAGATTACTTGATAAATTGTTAAAGAACTTGGTGCTTGGTAGCACCGCCGCTGACGCTAGGTCGTGGGCTTTTTTACTTACCAACCAAGATGTTTCGTCTTGGCTAGGGAGGCGTATTCTACACTCTCCGTGGTTGGCGTCAAGGGCTTTTAAAAATTTAATTTCAATCGTTTAAACGAAGAAAAAAACTAGCTTACTTGTTGCCCTGACTGCGTTTCAGCTTTCGTTAAGAAGACTGGTTTGCCGTGTCAGTGGATGCGCATTATAGGCAAATTATAAAACCGTGCAACCCCTTTTTTGTCGAATTAGGTTTGCCCGCTGAAGTTTTAAACACCTTGCTAATTTAAGCCTATTTTTCACCCTTTGCACGCTGCTTTATTAACCCTTTATTAAAATTACTTCACTATTAAGCTCATTATTTCAGCAACGGGCTAGTGTATTGCTAAATAATTCATTACCATATACCTGCTATTAACAGTTATTTATCAATTCTTCAGAGATCCTATTTATGCAAAAGCCATTTCTTATTGTTTTGATTATCGCCGTAGTTGGCGCATTCGCGTTTAATCAGTTCGCAGACCTTAATGCTGCAATCGCTTTCTTCACAGGTGCTATTATTGCGAGCGTTGTATTATCACTCCAAGGTAAATCATCTCCAGCCACTAGCAATGCCGCAAGTGTTGAACAATATACGGGTCCAACCATGACCCTGTATGTTGGTAATCTTCCTTATCGTGTACATGAAGGTGAAGTAAAGGAGCTGTTTGGTAAGTACGGCCCTGTAAACTCAGTTAGATTAGTTCGTGATCGCAAGACTGGACGTCGTAAAGGTTTCGGTTTCATTGAGATGTCTGAATCTGGTGCACAGAAAGCGATGACTAAGCTAAATGAATTTGACTTCCAAGAACGTACATTGAAAGTCAGAGAAGCTAAGTCGCAAGATGCTGATAAGAGTGATCGTCAAGCAAACGATTAATTTTACTGTATCGACTAGGGCTTTATAGAGTAACGACTTTATAAAGCCTTTTTTCTTTCTAGCTTTATCTATTCTATGAACCTTTGCTTTATTCACAATTTATTCCACTCTAACTACATTTGTAAAGCCAAAAGCAGATAACGTCGTTTTCAGCCCTTCTCCAATTTCATTCGCTGTATAAAATGCATCGCCACTGATAACTTCATCGCTATGTGATTTGTCGTTTTCACTAGAATGGGCGATAAACGCTTGCTGCTCTATGATACTTATGACCCTGGCAGCAATTGCTTTACCTGAATCAACCAGTAATACTTTATTTCCAAGATACAACTGCATCTCATCTTTTAATATAGGGAAGTGGGTACAACCTAGAACTAATGTATCCAGTTCACTATTCATTAAAGGACTTAAAATCGCTGCAACTTGCCGCTGAGTGACTGGATAACCTGCCGCTTTCTGTTCCGCTAGCAGTACAAGTTCGGATGAGGCATAGAGCTCTACTTTGCATCCTGCAGCAAATCGTGTGATTAATTCGTGGGTGTATGTTCGCTTTATCGTTCCAGGGGTAGCGAGTAAACCTATGCATTTTTTCTTCGATAAAGCTGCTGCTGGTTTTATTGCCGGCACCACACCAACAATAGGAATATCCAGCTCAGTGCGTAATGATGGCAGTACTAAGGTACTCGCAGAGTTACAGGCAATCACAACCATAGAGATGTCATGTCGCGCCACAAACCTTGCGATTAGTGCAACACATCCCTCAATCAGATCTATCTCATCTAGCTCACCATAAGGTAGACGTGCATTATCAAATAAATACAGGTAGCTCTCATCAGGTAGTACTTGTCTAATTTCATCAAGGATAGTTAATCCACCGATCCCAGAATCAAAAACGAGTATAGATTTAGACAAATGGCTTCTCCGTTCACTATATTGATTATGGCACTGCACATTATGATGACGAGTATGTAAACATGCCTAAATTTGAATTTTCACATAAGATACGATAAATCGAAAGCCAGAAACTGGACATCTTTGTCATCTAGTATAATAATTCCGCCCCAAATTAAGCCAAGGTGATCAAGAAATGAATTTAGCGGCAATGGATCCTACGACCTATGATGCGCAATTAGAAGAGAAGCGCATCAAGCTGGAACAGATTTTCACAGACTTCGATACACCAAAGTTAGAAGTTTTCAGCTCAGAGCCAGCTCATTACCGTATGCGTTCAGAATTTCGTATTTGGCATGATGGTGATGACATGTATTACTACATGTTCGATAAAGCATTAGACAGTAAAGTTCGCTGTGACCAATTTTTGCCTGCCAGTCGTCTTATCAATGAGATGATGCCTGAGCTTATTGCGGAACTAAAACCTAATACTCTGTTGAGACATAGATTGTTTCAAATCGATTTCCTTTCGACACACAGTGGTGAGATCCTTGTTTCATTGCTGTACCACAAGCAATTAGATCAGCAGTGGGAAGTCGAAGCGAAAGCCCTAAAAGATAAGTTAGCCGCTAAATTTAACGTTAACTTGATTGGCAGAGCACGCAAACAAAAGTTGATTTTTGATAAAGATTTTGTGATTGAAACCCTGACAGTTAATGATAAAGAGCTGCACTATCATCAAATTGAAAATAGCTTCACTCAGCCTAATGGCAAAGTCTCAGTCAAAATGCTTGAATGGGCGATAGACGTTACTAAAAACAGCACTGGCGATCTCTTGGAGCTTTACTGTGGTAACGGAAACTTCTCTATAGCACTCGCTCAAAACTTTGATCGAGTCTTAGCAACTGAACTTGCAAAACCTTCAGTACAGTCTGCTCAGTTCAACATTGATATAAACAAAGTAGATAACTTACAAATCATCCGCATGTCTGCTGAAGACTTCACCGATGCAATGGCTAAAAAGCGTAGCTTTAGACGATTAGAAGGTATTGATTTAGACAGTTATAACTGTAATACCATTTTTGTCGATCCACCACGAGCAGGTATGGATTCAAACACTGTAAAGTTAGTCCAAGGTTATGAGCGTATTATTTACATCTCTTGTAATCCAAATACCTTAATGGATAACTTACAAGAGCTGACTAAGACACATAAGATCACCCGCTTTGCGCTATTCGATCAATTCCCATATACCGACCATATGGAGTCGGGTGTATTTTTAGAGAGGAAATAACACTCTCTTTAACATATGAAAAAGCCAGTAGTTTTTAGCTACTGGCTTTTTTCATCATTCATCAAACCATAAAAAACAAATCGGCTTAACAGCGATAACAATGAGACGAGGCACGGACCAAGGTTAGCGCCTGTCCATTTTAAGTTGTAAAACTTCAGAACCTTTCGCGACCATTCGTAACTGAATCACTAATCTATCAGCGAGCACTTTCCTATCAACACGCTTCATATCGAGTGCCGCCGCGCCCGCATTAAAGACTAACGTCACTAACGCTTCAGCCTGAGCTCTAGCAAGCTCAGGGCTTCGGTTGGCTGTAGCTTCGGTATAATGAGTTAGCTCAGAGATAAAATGCTCTATCTCCCGCGCAACAGCAGCCCTGAAGGGAGCTGACGTACCAGAACGTTCATGCAACAAGATCCTAAATACATTAGGATTTGACTCTAACACTTCCATAAAGGTTTCAACTGAAATACGAATGACACTGCCACCGGCCTCAGCGCGTTGACGCCCTTTACGCATCAACTGTCTTAATGTTAATCCGCCTTCGTCAACCATAGTCAAACCCAGCTCATTCATGTCTTTAAAATGTCTGTAAAACGAGGTTGGAGCGATTTTGGCTTCGCGAGCAACTTCTCGCAAACTCAGACTAGAAAAACTCCGCTCAGCATTAAGTTGATTGAATGCGGCATCAACAAGTGCCCTACGCGTCTTCTCTTTTTGCTGTGCTCTTACGCCCATCATGGTGGATCCGAAACTTAAATGTAATCTCTAGATAATACATTTTTTAACACTAAAGCACAGCCATTAAGTGGTGTTTTCACCTTGACCAAAACCGTTTTGCAAGCTAAATTAGCGTACAGGTGTACGCTCAATTTTCAACTGGATAATATTAATGACCAAACCTCCGTTAATTTGGACCAATGTGGCCCTCTTTTTAATCACTTTCCTCGGTGCTGCGATCTTAGTCCCTTGGTATGGTATGACTCAAGGCTATGGCATATCTGAATGGTTAGCCTTTATTGTCTTTGCTTTTGCCAGTGGTTTATCTATTACCGCTGGATACCATAGACTCTGGTCACATAAGACCTATAAAGCGAAAGCACCTGTGCGCTTCCTTTTTGCACTTGGTGGAGCCCTAGCGCTGCAGAATAGTGCCCTTCACTGGTCTTCAGACCATAGAGTGCACCATAAGCATGTTGATAATAATGATAAAGACCCTTACTCAGCTAAAATGGGGTTCTGGTACAGCCATATAGGTTGGATGCTAAGAGAGTACCAATCTCAGCGGTACCATGATTATAAAAATGTACGTGATCTTCAAAATGACAAGATAGTGATGTGGCAACACAAATATTATTTGCCTTTAGTGATAGTAATGAATATCGCCTTGCCCGCATTTTTAGGCTGGCTCAATGGTGATATTATGGCAATGCTACTCATGGCAGGTCTATTAAGGCTGGTTGTCGTACACCACTGTACTTTTTTCATCAACTCTCTCGCACATGTATGGGGAAACCAGCCTTACACCGATAAAAATACTGCCAGAGATAACGGTTTTATCGCACTTTTAACCTATGGTGAGGGCTATCATAATTTTCACCATATCTTCGAAAATGATTATCGTAACGGCATACAGTGGTGGCAGTACGATCCTACTAAGTGGTTAATTAATTTACTTAACTGGTGTGGCCAAGCCAAAGATCTTCGAGTTACTCCACAGGAAAGAATTGAGACAGCTAAACTAAAGATGCAACTACAGCGCACCCAAGATCGAGTCTCTAGCCTAAGTAACTGTGATGAGGTGTTAGAAAAGCTGCAGGCAGAATATGAGATATTAAAATCCCATCTGGCTGATTATTACCAGGCAAAGAAAGAGCTGCTCGAAGCAAAACGCAAACAGCTAGCCAACCAGCAATTAGTACAGCAAGTCGACGAGATGAAACAACGTTTCATCCTACAGCATAAGAACTGGAAGCTACTCACTGCCACTTACGCTTAATGTCTTGATAAAATGGCTCGATAACATACCTGTCGAGCCGTTATTTTCACTAGACTAGCTTGCTAATCTATTGTCCCTATTCATACTAGCATCCCTCACAGTCTTCATTCCTGAACACTGTTAATTGAAGTAGCCTGACGATAGGACTATGATGACCGCCTAATCACCTTCTTGAGGGACTTTTGAGCTCATGTCAGAATCTAAAATAAAACTTACCGAATACAGTCATGGTGCAGGGTGCGGCTGTAAAATATCCCCAAAAGTCTTAGGTACAATCTTAGCTTCTCAGCTGCCAGTTTTTGAAGACCCAAACTTGTTAGTTGGCAATCAAACTCGCGATGATGCCGCCGTTTATAAGCTCAATGAAGAAACGGGCATCATCAGCACTACCGATTTCTTTATGCCGATTGTAGATGACCCTTTCACTTTTGGTCGTATTGCTGCGACGAATGCCATTAGTGACATCTATGCCATGGGCGGCACGCCAATGATGGCAATTGCCATTTTAGGCTGGCCGATAAACGTTTTACCTGCAGAGGTCGCACAGCAAGTTGTCGACGGCGGGCGTCAAGCATGTGCCGATGCGGGCATTATGCTCGCAGGTGGGCATAGTATTGATTCACCAGAACCTATTTTTGGTTTAGCCGTCACCGGACAGATCCCTCTTACAGAGCTTAAGCAGAACAATACCGCTCAATCTGGTGATAAGCTTTATCTGACAAAACCTTTAGGCATCGGCATCTTAACCACAGCACAAAAACAGAAAAAAATTGCCGATGAAGATATTAATATCGCGGTCGAGGCTATGTGTGAACTCAATGTGCTTGGTCCGATGATTGCTAAATTATCTGGCGTAAATGCTATGACAGATGTCACTGGGTTTGGACTCGCTGGGCATTTAGTCGAAATGTGCCAAGGTGCCACACTCAATGCACAAATCCAATTATCAGCCATACCTTTACTACCAAAAGCAAAAAGCTATTTAGATATGGGTTGCATACCAGGTGGAACCCATAGAAATTATGATAGCTATGGTGAATACCTTCCTGAGCTCACAGATGATCAGAAAGGTATTATCTGTGATCCTCAAACTAGCGGCGGTCTGCTTATTTCAGTCTCACCAGATGCCGAACAAGAGCTGATTGACTTACTCTCTCAGCATAACGTACCCACTCAGTGTATTGGAACTATGACTAATCAAGCACAAACAACTCTTGTGGAACTCATCTAATGAGTAAGCACCTCGTTCCTAAGAGCGCCTATAAAGAGATCATGCTATCTGAACATCCAATCATGGATGTCAGAGCACCTATTGAATTTAATAAGGGCGCGTTTCCTAGCAGCACTAACTTGCCACTGATGCAGGATGGTGAACGTCAGAAAGTGGGAACCTGTTATAAAGATCGCGGTCAAGCTGCAGCCATCGAACTTGGCCACTCTCTAGTACGAGGCAAGATAAAACAACGCCGGGTCGATGCCTGGCTTGAATATCTAGAGCAAAACCCAGACGCCTATCTTTGTTGTTTTCGTGGTGGCTTAAGATCTCAACTAAGCCAGCAGTGGCTAAAAGATGCGGGCTTGTCTGTTCCCTATATTGAAGGCGGCTATAAAGCCATGCGTCAATATCTTATTGATGTCATTGATGATGCACCAAACCAGAAGCCTACGTTTATTCTTAGTGGCATAACAGGAAGCGGTAAAACAGATTTCTTAGTTAAGCGAACAGAAGCCGTCGATTTAGAAGGAATTGCTCATCACAGAGGTTCCAGTTTCGGCCGCTATCACGAACCACAGCCCAGTCAGATTAATTTTGAGAACCGTTTAGCGGTCGAGCTTTTAAAGCATCAGGATAGGCATCAAAGCTGTCTGGTTTTAGAAGATGAAAGCTTTCTTATCGGTCGCTCAGCGATTCCAAAAACGTTTTACACAGCCATGCAGTCTGCGCAGGTCTTAGTTCTGGATGAGTCAGATGAGAATCGACATAACAGATTACTAGAAGAATATGTGCATAAGATGCATTCTGGTTATGTTGAACGTCTTGGAGAAGAAGCTGGATTTATCGCATTTTCAGAGTACTTAAGCCAGAGCATCACTGGAATTAAAAAGCGCCTAGGCGGCCAACTTCATGATGAATTTCAATCTATTATTACCCACGCACTAAACGTGCAACAGCAACGTAATAGCACAGAAGCTCATTTGGAATGGATCACTCTACTACTCAGTAAGTATTACGATCCTATGTACCAATTTCAGCTTGATAAAAAGCAATCTAGAGTCGTCTTCAAGGGTAACCATCAAGCCATGCACGAATGGCTAGATGACTACGCAACAAAATAAGAGTCTTAAGCTAAATATCGACAGCGAATCGAACATGCCTCTAATCATTTTGCAGAGGCATGTTTTGCTGATTCAATGCCGTTAATACAACATGTATTCGCCGGCTAACTGATGACCTTCCCTCTACAGACTGCGCTAAGCTGTTCAATGAAATTGAAACTCTAGGCTGAGTGACCATTAGCGCCTCAATATCACTGCTAAACTCATTAAAATCACGTTGGGATACATAGATCAGCTCACCATTTTTCACAGCCTGAAACAGGCTTTGGCTATTAATCCGACCGCTTTCTTCTCCTGCATTTAACCTGCAAGGCTCTATTGAAATCCAGTTAGCTGACGACATGAGCAATTTGCTAAGAAAACCTTGTTCATTTGTTTCTCTCGCCAGAAAGCAGATGGGCCGTACAGAAAGGCTCTGAATGAGCAACAGATCTTTGGCACATTCAGAGGTGCCGACCAAAAGCGCGCTACCATCTTTTGGAATAACACTTCCCTGGCTGACTGATAACGGATGTATAAACCTAGCCAATAGGTAGGTTATGAACCTTAATCTCAGCTCTGGCAACTTGATAAACAGGAAGAGTCCGACGACAAGATTGGCAAAGGCTAACATTAAGAATAACGATAAAATACTGCCACCTAATGGGCCTAAGAAGAGAATCGCACAAATGGCAGCAACAACCATAAATAACGCATTCATAATGTTGTTTGCCGCAATAGCCTGAGCACATTGCCCCTCTTTAGTGCGAGATTGAATGAAGGCGTATAGAGGTACGATAAATAAGCCACCGCTAACTCCAACCATAAAAAGGTCAAACATCAGCCTATAGTGCTTTAGCTCGGCAATGAAACTGCTAGCGGTATAAGTAAAGGTAGGAATATTTACTGGTACGGCAAAATAAAGATCTATGCCAAAAAGGCTCAGCCCTAATAAGCCGAAGGGTAAGATACCCAGCTCCACTTGCTTAAAAGACAATCGGTCACAGAGGAACGAGCCCACGGCAATACCGATAGAAAATAGTGCTAACAAGAGTGACACCACTGTAGCTCCAGCATGAAGGTGCATCTTAGCGAAATTTGGAAACTGAGTTAAATAAGTAGCCCCAAGAAACCAAAACCAACTAATTGCGATCACTGCCATCCATACGGAGTGTGTCTTTCTCACTTTTTTGATACTTGCTACAGTTCCAGAAAATGGCGTAAACCTTAGCTTCTTGGGGACAAAGCCTAAGGGAACTGCGGGAATAAAAAGACTTGAGGCATAACCAATACACGCTAATACAAGCACAGTGATAGCAGCCAAAGTATTTGCATGATCGCTAGCCACAATGAGACCTGCAGCTATGGTGCCAATCAGTATTGAAATAAATGTCCCCATCTCAACCCAGGCATTCCCCCTTACAAGCTCAACATCGGCAAGCACCATAGGCAAAAGCGAATACTTTACCGGACCAAAAAAAGCCGATTGAGTGCCCATTAAGAAAAGCAGCACTAGCATCAGCAAATAACTTTGAGTGATGATAGCGGCGGCTCCGCAACACATGATAATAACTTCAAGTAATTTGAGACGCTGAATTAAGGCGGCCTTATCTATATTATCGGCAATAAGACCCGCATGAGCAGAGAAAAGGAAAAAAGGCAGAATAAATAAACCTGCCGCTAGATTAACGAACAAGTTAACATCTAAAGGCAGGCTTTCAATCTGAGAGAAAGTCACCAAGAGCAATAAAACGTTCTTATAGACATTGTCGTTTAACGCCCCTAAACACTGAGTGATAAAGTAAGGTAAGAAGCGTCGCGTCAATATCATTATTTACCTTCCTAAATCGGGTGCTTATTGGCTTAAACCGCAGATAAACAAAAGGCCATCGCTCATCGATGGCCTAGCATAAATATAAACAGCTAATTTTCGGCGGTCAGCAGCTTATCCCAAGGTAAGTGGGGCGAGCCAACCACAATAAAGTTAGGATTTTCCAATGATTCACGCTCATTATAACTCAGCGGCTGCAGCTCTATATCCATGATCTGTCCACCGGCTTCCTCAACGATTATTTGCGCAGCTCCTGTATCCCACTCTCCGGTTGGACCGATACGAACATAGCAATCTGCTTTACCTTCAGCAACCAAACAGCTCTTGAGTGCAGCGCCACCAA
Proteins encoded:
- a CDS encoding RNA recognition motif domain-containing protein codes for the protein MQKPFLIVLIIAVVGAFAFNQFADLNAAIAFFTGAIIASVVLSLQGKSSPATSNAASVEQYTGPTMTLYVGNLPYRVHEGEVKELFGKYGPVNSVRLVRDRKTGRRKGFGFIEMSESGAQKAMTKLNEFDFQERTLKVREAKSQDADKSDRQAND
- the murI gene encoding glutamate racemase translates to MSKSILVFDSGIGGLTILDEIRQVLPDESYLYLFDNARLPYGELDEIDLIEGCVALIARFVARHDISMVVIACNSASTLVLPSLRTELDIPIVGVVPAIKPAAALSKKKCIGLLATPGTIKRTYTHELITRFAAGCKVELYASSELVLLAEQKAAGYPVTQRQVAAILSPLMNSELDTLVLGCTHFPILKDEMQLYLGNKVLLVDSGKAIAARVISIIEQQAFIAHSSENDKSHSDEVISGDAFYTANEIGEGLKTTLSAFGFTNVVRVE
- the trmA gene encoding tRNA (uridine(54)-C5)-methyltransferase TrmA: MNLAAMDPTTYDAQLEEKRIKLEQIFTDFDTPKLEVFSSEPAHYRMRSEFRIWHDGDDMYYYMFDKALDSKVRCDQFLPASRLINEMMPELIAELKPNTLLRHRLFQIDFLSTHSGEILVSLLYHKQLDQQWEVEAKALKDKLAAKFNVNLIGRARKQKLIFDKDFVIETLTVNDKELHYHQIENSFTQPNGKVSVKMLEWAIDVTKNSTGDLLELYCGNGNFSIALAQNFDRVLATELAKPSVQSAQFNIDINKVDNLQIIRMSAEDFTDAMAKKRSFRRLEGIDLDSYNCNTIFVDPPRAGMDSNTVKLVQGYERIIYISCNPNTLMDNLQELTKTHKITRFALFDQFPYTDHMESGVFLERK
- the fabR gene encoding HTH-type transcriptional repressor FabR, with protein sequence MGVRAQQKEKTRRALVDAAFNQLNAERSFSSLSLREVAREAKIAPTSFYRHFKDMNELGLTMVDEGGLTLRQLMRKGRQRAEAGGSVIRISVETFMEVLESNPNVFRILLHERSGTSAPFRAAVAREIEHFISELTHYTEATANRSPELARAQAEALVTLVFNAGAAALDMKRVDRKVLADRLVIQLRMVAKGSEVLQLKMDRR
- a CDS encoding acyl-CoA desaturase, which codes for MTKPPLIWTNVALFLITFLGAAILVPWYGMTQGYGISEWLAFIVFAFASGLSITAGYHRLWSHKTYKAKAPVRFLFALGGALALQNSALHWSSDHRVHHKHVDNNDKDPYSAKMGFWYSHIGWMLREYQSQRYHDYKNVRDLQNDKIVMWQHKYYLPLVIVMNIALPAFLGWLNGDIMAMLLMAGLLRLVVVHHCTFFINSLAHVWGNQPYTDKNTARDNGFIALLTYGEGYHNFHHIFENDYRNGIQWWQYDPTKWLINLLNWCGQAKDLRVTPQERIETAKLKMQLQRTQDRVSSLSNCDEVLEKLQAEYEILKSHLADYYQAKKELLEAKRKQLANQQLVQQVDEMKQRFILQHKNWKLLTATYA
- the selD gene encoding selenide, water dikinase SelD, with amino-acid sequence MSESKIKLTEYSHGAGCGCKISPKVLGTILASQLPVFEDPNLLVGNQTRDDAAVYKLNEETGIISTTDFFMPIVDDPFTFGRIAATNAISDIYAMGGTPMMAIAILGWPINVLPAEVAQQVVDGGRQACADAGIMLAGGHSIDSPEPIFGLAVTGQIPLTELKQNNTAQSGDKLYLTKPLGIGILTTAQKQKKIADEDINIAVEAMCELNVLGPMIAKLSGVNAMTDVTGFGLAGHLVEMCQGATLNAQIQLSAIPLLPKAKSYLDMGCIPGGTHRNYDSYGEYLPELTDDQKGIICDPQTSGGLLISVSPDAEQELIDLLSQHNVPTQCIGTMTNQAQTTLVELI
- the mnmH gene encoding tRNA 2-selenouridine(34) synthase MnmH, which codes for MSKHLVPKSAYKEIMLSEHPIMDVRAPIEFNKGAFPSSTNLPLMQDGERQKVGTCYKDRGQAAAIELGHSLVRGKIKQRRVDAWLEYLEQNPDAYLCCFRGGLRSQLSQQWLKDAGLSVPYIEGGYKAMRQYLIDVIDDAPNQKPTFILSGITGSGKTDFLVKRTEAVDLEGIAHHRGSSFGRYHEPQPSQINFENRLAVELLKHQDRHQSCLVLEDESFLIGRSAIPKTFYTAMQSAQVLVLDESDENRHNRLLEEYVHKMHSGYVERLGEEAGFIAFSEYLSQSITGIKKRLGGQLHDEFQSIITHALNVQQQRNSTEAHLEWITLLLSKYYDPMYQFQLDKKQSRVVFKGNHQAMHEWLDDYATK
- a CDS encoding MFS transporter is translated as MILTRRFLPYFITQCLGALNDNVYKNVLLLLVTFSQIESLPLDVNLFVNLAAGLFILPFFLFSAHAGLIADNIDKAALIQRLKLLEVIIMCCGAAAIITQSYLLMLVLLFLMGTQSAFFGPVKYSLLPMVLADVELVRGNAWVEMGTFISILIGTIAAGLIVASDHANTLAAITVLVLACIGYASSLFIPAVPLGFVPKKLRFTPFSGTVASIKKVRKTHSVWMAVIAISWFWFLGATYLTQFPNFAKMHLHAGATVVSLLLALFSIGIAVGSFLCDRLSFKQVELGILPFGLLGLSLFGIDLYFAVPVNIPTFTYTASSFIAELKHYRLMFDLFMVGVSGGLFIVPLYAFIQSRTKEGQCAQAIAANNIMNALFMVVAAICAILFLGPLGGSILSLFLMLAFANLVVGLFLFIKLPELRLRFITYLLARFIHPLSVSQGSVIPKDGSALLVGTSECAKDLLLIQSLSVRPICFLARETNEQGFLSKLLMSSANWISIEPCRLNAGEESGRINSQSLFQAVKNGELIYVSQRDFNEFSSDIEALMVTQPRVSISLNSLAQSVEGRSSVSRRIHVVLTALNQQNMPLQND